A genome region from Setaria italica strain Yugu1 chromosome III, Setaria_italica_v2.0, whole genome shotgun sequence includes the following:
- the LOC101780769 gene encoding 1-aminocyclopropane-1-carboxylate oxidase, whose translation MVVPVIDFSKLDGAAAERAETMAQIANGCEEWGFFQLVNHGIPLELLERVKKVCSECYRIREAGFKASEPVRTLEALVEAEQRGEAVAPVDDMDWEDIFYIHDGSQWPSNPPEFKETMREYRAELRKLAGRVMEAMDENLGLEKGAIQRAFSGDGRHEPFFGTKVSHYPPCPRPDLVTGLRAHTDAGGVILLYQDDQVGGLEVLKDGQWTDVQPLAGAIVVNTGDQIEVLSNGRYRSAWHRVLPMRNANRRSIASFYNPANEATISPAVAAGGEAYPKYVFGDYMDVYAKQKFQAKEPRFEAVKAPKSSPAA comes from the exons ATGGTGGTCCCGGTGATCGACTTCTCCAAGCTCGATGGCGCCGCTGCCGAGAGGGCGGAGACCATGGCGCAGATCGCCAATGGCTGCGAGGAGTGGGGGTTCTTTCAG CTGGTGAACCATGGGATTCCATTGGAGCTTCTTGAGCGCGTGAAGAAGGTGTGCTCCGAGTGCTACCGCATCCGGGAGGCCGGGTTCAAGGCGTCGGAGCCGGTGCGCACGCTGGAGGCGCTGGTGGAGGccgagcagcgcggcgaggcggtggcgccggtggACGACATGGACTGGGAGGACATCTTCTACATCCACGACGGCAGCCAGTGGCCGTCGAACCCGCCGGAGTTCAAGGAGACCATGCGCGAGTACCGCGCCGAGCTGAGGAAGCTCGCCGGGCGCGTCATGGAGGCCATGGACGAGAACCTCGGCCTTGAGAAGGGCGCCATCCAGCGCGCCTTCTCCGGCGACGGCCGCCACGAGCCCTTCTTCGGCACCAAGGTCAGCCACTATCCGCCGTGCCCGCGCCCGGACCTCGTCACGGGCCTCCGCGCGCACacggacgccggcggcgtcaTCCTGCTGTACCAGGACGACCAGGTCGGCGGCCTGGAGGTGCTCAAGGACGGCCAGTGGACGGACGTGcagccgctcgccggcgccatcgTCGTCAACACCGGCGACCAGATCGAGGTGCTCAGCAACGGCCGCTACCGCAGCGCGTGGCACCGCGTCCTCCCCATGCGCAACGCCAACCGCCGCTCCATCGCCTCCTTCTACAACCCGGCCAACGAGGCCACCAtctcgccggcggtggcggccggcggcgaagccTACCCCAAGTACGTCTTCGGCGACTACATGGACGTGTACGCCAAGCAGAAGTTCCAGGCCAAGGAGCCAAGGTTCGAGGCCGTCAAGGCGCCCAAGTCATCTCCAGCGGcttaa